One window of the Parasphingopyxis algicola genome contains the following:
- a CDS encoding TetR/AcrR family transcriptional regulator has translation MAARARPSNGSVIDWRKRRQEIADRALPLFLARPWANVTVEDIAAETGLSFWQIYYSFDGQEDVYRTSVTRLFDRLAKRVADRPEPGKTVLETVRKHVDFTAGILRDRSYRQILYLRIRDEPMEPWLSIQYRKKIAVPLIRNVKSAVSEAGNRQGLSIAVDDECCRQMLASLEARIAFPSLLHSEEIDTQSSDRAVDSSARTLWAATYNLDEPMPLSA, from the coding sequence ATGGCTGCACGAGCAAGACCTTCAAATGGTTCGGTGATTGACTGGCGAAAGCGGCGGCAGGAGATTGCCGACAGGGCGCTTCCCCTCTTCCTCGCAAGGCCGTGGGCAAATGTAACCGTGGAGGATATCGCGGCGGAAACCGGCCTGTCGTTCTGGCAGATTTATTACTCGTTCGACGGACAGGAGGATGTGTACCGGACCTCTGTGACGCGGCTGTTCGACCGTTTGGCGAAAAGGGTCGCCGACCGGCCGGAGCCTGGCAAAACCGTTCTGGAAACGGTCAGGAAACATGTCGATTTCACGGCCGGTATCCTGCGGGACCGGAGCTATCGGCAGATCCTCTATCTGCGGATCAGGGACGAACCGATGGAACCGTGGCTGAGTATCCAATATCGCAAGAAGATTGCTGTTCCGCTCATCAGGAACGTGAAATCAGCGGTATCCGAGGCTGGCAATCGGCAGGGGCTCTCCATCGCAGTCGACGATGAATGCTGCCGACAGATGCTGGCTTCGCTGGAGGCCCGGATTGCCTTTCCATCCCTGCTGCATAGCGAGGAAATCGACACTCAATCGAGCGACCGGGCGGTCGATTCATCGGCCAGAACATTGTGGGCAGCGACGTATAATCTCGACGAACCCATGCCGTTGTCCGCATGA
- a CDS encoding peptidase dimerization domain-containing protein, translated as MTKPIPALRGSAYRYFDEEALPSLSDYVKIENISPAFDPRGETVSETHVAVRHLRQWARTHTPPGTKISKLSRVENAPMLVIDIPGTADGDVLLFGHLDKFPAAPDWDEGLGSYKPVIRDQKLYGRATSDGGFAPYSYLSAIGALAELDIPYPRCLIAVETSSKSHGIHLARYFVDLRALCEKPDLIISLDAGCGDYERLWYTTGYRGLIEGHLSVKMLEKIAHSSNSGLAPSALGIAFELLGRVCDLSSGHMKLDSLAARRPLHMTTGGAETDAVAGRFFLDRAEIGRHVPGITDDPEAAAMLPVWNASLNIAGIQGLSSSDLTGGVLPAEVILKIAVRTPPDCDCPAAISELEEALVERPPYNAAVDFSPSNMLPGWHPGELPAWLKRSVNTASAEFFGKEATGWAIGGAYPEIEIIAQEFEDAPILMTGVMGPDANFHVADESLDLPAARSMTASIARILADLVMPGPPSGIGVESLETVAENPI; from the coding sequence ATGACCAAGCCTATTCCCGCCCTACGGGGCTCTGCCTATCGCTATTTTGACGAAGAAGCACTTCCATCGCTTAGCGACTATGTGAAAATCGAAAACATCTCTCCGGCGTTCGACCCGCGGGGCGAAACGGTTTCGGAAACGCATGTGGCCGTGCGCCATCTCCGGCAATGGGCCCGCACCCATACACCGCCCGGCACCAAGATCAGCAAACTGTCCCGCGTCGAGAACGCGCCGATGCTCGTCATCGACATCCCGGGCACGGCGGACGGCGATGTCCTGCTTTTCGGACATCTCGACAAATTCCCGGCGGCGCCGGACTGGGACGAAGGCCTGGGTTCATACAAACCCGTGATACGGGATCAGAAACTGTATGGCCGGGCAACATCCGATGGCGGTTTTGCACCCTATTCCTATCTGTCGGCGATCGGGGCGCTCGCCGAACTGGATATCCCCTATCCGCGCTGCCTGATCGCGGTGGAAACGAGCTCCAAGAGCCACGGGATCCATCTGGCGCGATACTTCGTTGACCTGCGCGCATTGTGCGAAAAACCGGATCTCATCATATCGCTCGATGCCGGTTGCGGCGATTATGAGCGACTCTGGTACACCACCGGATATCGCGGGCTGATCGAGGGCCATCTTTCGGTGAAGATGCTCGAGAAAATCGCCCATTCCAGCAATTCCGGCCTCGCGCCGTCAGCTCTCGGCATCGCCTTTGAACTGCTAGGCAGGGTGTGCGATTTATCGAGCGGCCATATGAAGCTCGACAGCTTGGCAGCCAGACGACCCCTGCACATGACGACCGGCGGAGCGGAAACCGATGCCGTCGCCGGGCGGTTCTTTCTCGATCGCGCCGAGATCGGGCGACACGTCCCGGGAATCACCGACGATCCGGAGGCCGCCGCCATGCTCCCGGTATGGAATGCCTCGCTGAACATCGCCGGTATTCAGGGACTGTCATCATCCGATCTTACCGGCGGGGTCCTGCCGGCCGAGGTGATCCTCAAGATCGCGGTGCGCACGCCGCCGGACTGCGACTGCCCGGCGGCGATATCGGAGCTGGAAGAGGCGCTGGTCGAACGGCCGCCATATAACGCCGCCGTCGATTTTTCGCCGTCCAACATGTTGCCGGGTTGGCACCCGGGCGAGCTCCCGGCATGGCTGAAGAGAAGCGTCAATACAGCATCGGCCGAGTTTTTCGGCAAAGAGGCAACCGGCTGGGCGATCGGCGGCGCCTATCCGGAGATCGAGATAATCGCGCAGGAGTTCGAAGACGCACCCATCCTGATGACGGGCGTGATGGGCCCGGACGCCAATTTCCATGTCGCCGATGAATCGCTGGACCTTCCCGCAGCGCGGAGCATGACGGCATCGATCGCCCGGATCCTCGCCGACCTGGTGATGCCCGGACCGCCGTCGGGAATTGGTGTAGAATCGCTTGAAACGGTCGCAGAGAATCCGATCTGA